One window of Sporocytophaga myxococcoides DSM 11118 genomic DNA carries:
- the trpS gene encoding tryptophan--tRNA ligase has translation MSRILTGIQSTGKPHLGNLLGAILPAIKLSANEKNESLFFIADLHTLTNIKDPVVRRENTYAVAAAWLAFGFDTDKNIFYRQSDVPQVCELAWYLNCFTPYPMLANAHSFKDKSSRLSDVNAGLFTYPVLMAADILLYDAEIVPVGKDQLQHLEITRDIATTFNKTYGETFVVPQSKTDEQVMTVPGVDGKKMSKSYDNYIDIFLPDKELLKKVKTIVTDSKGLEEPKDPDTCNVFNIFKLIASEEHIQQVRGKYEAGGYGYGHAKQELFDTIVSTYSKEREEFNKFMNDKGELENRLKIGAEKASVIATSVLERVRKKLGYSL, from the coding sequence ATGTCAAGAATTTTAACAGGTATTCAAAGTACAGGTAAACCTCATTTAGGTAATCTATTAGGGGCAATATTACCTGCCATCAAACTTTCTGCAAACGAAAAAAATGAATCTTTATTTTTCATTGCAGACCTTCATACGCTTACAAATATAAAGGATCCGGTAGTTAGAAGAGAAAATACTTACGCAGTGGCAGCTGCATGGCTTGCATTTGGCTTCGATACTGATAAAAATATTTTCTATCGACAGTCTGATGTTCCTCAGGTATGTGAGCTTGCGTGGTATCTGAATTGTTTCACTCCTTATCCGATGCTTGCCAATGCGCATTCATTCAAAGATAAATCGAGCAGATTATCAGATGTAAATGCAGGTCTGTTTACCTATCCGGTGCTTATGGCTGCCGATATCCTACTTTATGATGCGGAGATTGTCCCTGTAGGAAAAGATCAGTTGCAGCATCTTGAAATTACAAGAGATATAGCAACAACCTTTAATAAAACTTATGGTGAAACCTTTGTGGTTCCGCAGTCCAAAACTGACGAGCAGGTCATGACCGTGCCGGGGGTTGATGGGAAAAAGATGAGCAAATCCTATGATAATTATATTGATATCTTTTTGCCAGATAAAGAACTTCTGAAAAAAGTTAAAACCATAGTTACGGACAGCAAAGGTCTTGAAGAACCGAAAGATCCTGATACTTGTAATGTATTCAACATATTTAAGCTAATTGCCTCAGAAGAGCATATACAACAGGTAAGAGGAAAATATGAAGCAGGTGGTTACGGATATGGCCATGCAAAACAAGAACTGTTTGATACCATTGTTTCTACCTATTCTAAGGAACGTGAAGAATTTAACAAATTTATGAATGACAAAGGAGAGCTTGAAAACAGGTTAAAAATCGGAGCAGAAAAAGCATCTGTCATTGCAACCTCAGTCCTTGAAAGAGTAAGAAAAAAATTAGGCTATAGCCTTTAA